In Gemmatimonadaceae bacterium, the following are encoded in one genomic region:
- a CDS encoding P1 family peptidase: MTPDLDLSALGIAVGHATDEAGGTGVTVVRGVNGPLRAGVALFGRATGSRELHTASAEHLVGGRIDAIMLTGGSAYGLDAAAGVMRWMEERGQGFNVGPGVVPIVPAAVVFDLLPFGRFDARPTPQMAYEACESAATKGIAEGSVGAGTGTTVGHLYGPAGAMKGGFGGATITNGDGRVTVGAVAVVNAFGDVRDGDGLIIAGARARRGFADMARVMLGSEIPPPAAFGELKLKNTTLCVVASSVPLAAASLTQLARAAGAALFRRITPVGTSFDGDVVFAVSPCEGEPSHLANLMIESLGVAALEQAIERAVRTARGRDGIPGLADGY; this comes from the coding sequence GTGACACCGGATCTCGATCTCAGTGCATTGGGCATCGCCGTCGGTCATGCGACCGATGAGGCGGGCGGCACGGGCGTAACGGTCGTGCGCGGTGTGAATGGGCCGCTGCGCGCGGGCGTCGCGTTGTTCGGACGCGCGACCGGTAGTCGCGAGCTGCACACGGCGTCGGCGGAGCATCTCGTTGGCGGGCGTATCGACGCGATCATGCTGACCGGCGGTTCGGCGTACGGGCTCGATGCCGCGGCGGGTGTGATGCGCTGGATGGAAGAGCGCGGCCAGGGGTTCAACGTCGGTCCGGGCGTGGTGCCGATCGTCCCCGCGGCGGTCGTGTTCGATCTCCTGCCATTCGGCCGCTTCGACGCGCGACCGACGCCGCAGATGGCATATGAGGCGTGCGAGTCCGCCGCGACGAAAGGCATCGCCGAGGGATCGGTGGGCGCGGGCACGGGCACGACGGTCGGTCATCTCTATGGGCCGGCGGGCGCCATGAAGGGCGGTTTCGGCGGTGCGACGATCACGAACGGCGACGGGCGCGTCACGGTCGGCGCGGTCGCCGTGGTCAACGCGTTCGGCGACGTCCGCGACGGCGACGGGTTGATCATCGCCGGCGCGCGCGCGCGGCGCGGGTTCGCCGACATGGCGCGCGTGATGCTCGGCAGCGAGATACCGCCGCCGGCGGCATTTGGAGAACTCAAATTAAAGAATACGACATTGTGCGTCGTGGCGTCGAGCGTGCCGCTCGCCGCGGCGAGTCTGACGCAGCTGGCGCGCGCGGCCGGCGCGGCGCTGTTCCGGCGGATCACGCCGGTCGGGACCTCGTTCGACGGCGACGTGGTGTTCGCGGTCTCGCCCTGCGAAGGCGAACCGTCGCACCTGGCGAATCTGATGATCGAATCGCTCGGCGTCGCGGCGCTGGAGCAAGCGATCGAGCGCGCCGTGCGCACGGCGCGCGGCCGCGACGGCATTCCGGGACTCGCTGATGGCTACTGA
- a CDS encoding SH3 domain-containing C40 family peptidase, which produces MATETHVTEPDAPILFEATVRTPVAPMHSEPRIASMMISQQLAGHRVDVLDEEGDWVRARGADGYDGWMHTGFLARAPRNTTRQSRQATRISLGCTTYTASGDRRALPLRALLAPDESVKSGDVVEAVRAAERFPLDPIAITRSAQELFAGTSYLWGGVTPWGADCSGLVQSVYALHGMQLPRDAWQQAELGTDAGRDIGELKPADLLFFSDRPDQRITHVGIALGERRMVHLALGRGGFCVERLDNRADAYVDRLRERFLFARRFL; this is translated from the coding sequence ATGGCTACTGAGACGCACGTCACCGAGCCCGATGCGCCGATCCTGTTCGAGGCGACGGTGCGGACACCCGTCGCGCCGATGCACAGCGAGCCGCGCATCGCGAGCATGATGATCTCGCAGCAGCTCGCCGGGCATCGCGTCGACGTGCTCGACGAAGAGGGCGACTGGGTGCGGGCGCGCGGCGCCGACGGCTATGACGGCTGGATGCACACCGGCTTTCTCGCGCGGGCACCGCGCAACACCACGCGACAGAGCCGCCAGGCGACGCGCATCTCGCTGGGTTGCACGACCTACACCGCGTCGGGCGATCGACGTGCGCTGCCACTCCGTGCGCTGCTCGCGCCCGACGAATCAGTGAAATCCGGCGACGTTGTCGAAGCGGTTCGCGCGGCCGAGCGTTTTCCGCTCGATCCGATCGCGATCACGCGCAGCGCGCAGGAGCTGTTCGCCGGCACGAGCTACCTCTGGGGCGGTGTCACGCCGTGGGGTGCGGATTGCTCGGGTCTGGTGCAGAGCGTGTACGCGCTACACGGCATGCAGCTGCCGCGCGACGCGTGGCAGCAAGCCGAGCTCGGGACCGACGCGGGCCGCGACATCGGCGAGCTCAAACCGGCGGATCTGCTGTTCTTTTCCGATCGTCCGGATCAGCGCATCACGCACGTGGGGATCGCGCTCGGCGAGCGGCGCATGGTACACCTCGCGCTGGGACGCGGAGGGTTTTGCGTCGAACGATTGGATAATCGGGCGGATGCCTATGTCGACCGGCTGCGCGAGCGGTTTTTGTTCGCGAGACGGTTTTTGTGA
- a CDS encoding EamA family transporter, with product MASTAGESVTPGHATSTRPGVWLTDASLVLMAIIWGVNFSVVKFGTTLVDPLAYNASRALLAAVLLVAIVSVARMPFPSRRDIGALMALGVLGNGIYQFFFVIGISRTSASDAALVVAASPAFIAIISRVRGVERATRKGVVGILLSIAGIALVVFGSTENAQGHSSISGDLLVLCGSLAWAIYTVLLKPYTERIPGMQLSTWTMIGGAIVLLLVAAPAMVRTNWVGLPPLGWASVLYSGIFSLVIAYLFWYRGVRVIGPTRTAMYSNLQPVIAVLVAWGMLGEVPTVWQGVGTASIMAGLILTRS from the coding sequence ATGGCATCGACTGCAGGAGAATCGGTCACGCCCGGCCACGCGACATCGACGCGGCCGGGCGTTTGGCTCACGGACGCCTCGCTCGTCCTGATGGCCATCATCTGGGGCGTGAATTTCAGCGTCGTGAAGTTCGGCACCACGCTCGTGGATCCGCTCGCGTACAATGCGTCGCGCGCACTGCTCGCCGCGGTGCTCCTCGTCGCCATCGTGAGTGTCGCGCGCATGCCGTTTCCGTCGCGGCGCGACATCGGCGCGCTCATGGCGCTCGGCGTGCTCGGCAACGGGATCTATCAGTTTTTCTTCGTCATCGGCATCTCGCGCACGAGCGCGAGCGATGCGGCGCTCGTCGTGGCGGCGTCGCCGGCATTCATCGCGATCATCAGCCGCGTGCGCGGCGTCGAGCGCGCGACGCGCAAAGGCGTCGTCGGCATTCTCTTGTCGATCGCAGGCATCGCGCTCGTCGTGTTCGGCAGCACCGAGAATGCGCAAGGACATTCGTCCATCTCCGGCGATTTGCTGGTGCTCTGCGGTTCGCTCGCGTGGGCGATTTACACGGTGTTGCTCAAGCCGTATACCGAGCGCATTCCCGGCATGCAGCTCTCGACGTGGACGATGATCGGCGGAGCGATCGTGCTGCTGCTCGTCGCGGCACCGGCAATGGTCCGCACGAACTGGGTCGGCCTCCCGCCGCTCGGATGGGCATCGGTGCTGTATAGCGGCATCTTCTCGCTCGTCATCGCGTACCTGTTCTGGTATCGCGGCGTACGCGTGATCGGACCCACTCGCACGGCGATGTACTCGAACCTGCAACCCGTGATCGCGGTGCTCGTCGCGTGGGGAATGCTCGGCGAAGTGCCGACGGTGTGGCAGGGCGTCGGCACCGCGTCGATCATGGCGGGCCTCATCCTGACGCGTTCGTGA
- a CDS encoding haloacid dehalogenase-like hydrolase codes for MSEVNDDVTLVLFDIDGTILAGGGAGKRAVTRALVEVFGSAGPADHRFDGKTDPQIVRELMRHEGHADPHIDDRMPLLLERYLAFLHEELERPPHARVLPGVVELLDALEARSDVVLGLLTGNLAAGARAKLSAVGVDPDRFRVGAFGSDHETRGELPAVAQRRARDELGLQVQGRDVVVIGDTPNDLQCGIAIGARAIGVATGHYTVEQLLAYRPAAVFRDLSDTSAVVEVIVSRTHRP; via the coding sequence GTGAGCGAAGTGAACGACGACGTTACGCTCGTTCTGTTCGACATCGATGGGACCATCCTCGCCGGCGGTGGTGCGGGGAAGCGCGCCGTGACGCGCGCGCTCGTCGAAGTATTCGGAAGCGCGGGGCCGGCGGACCACCGCTTCGACGGCAAGACCGATCCACAGATCGTGCGCGAGCTGATGCGTCACGAAGGCCATGCAGATCCGCACATCGACGACCGCATGCCGCTGCTGCTCGAGCGATACCTCGCCTTTCTCCACGAGGAGCTCGAGCGTCCGCCGCATGCCCGCGTGTTGCCCGGCGTCGTCGAATTGCTCGACGCACTTGAAGCGCGCAGCGACGTGGTGCTCGGTCTGCTGACCGGCAATCTTGCGGCGGGTGCCCGTGCCAAGCTCTCCGCGGTCGGTGTCGATCCCGATCGCTTTCGCGTCGGCGCGTTCGGCTCGGACCACGAGACGCGCGGCGAGCTACCCGCCGTGGCACAGCGCCGAGCGCGTGATGAGCTCGGGCTGCAGGTGCAGGGACGGGACGTCGTCGTGATCGGCGACACGCCGAACGATCTCCAGTGCGGCATCGCGATCGGCGCGCGAGCGATCGGCGTCGCGACCGGGCACTACACCGTCGAGCAGCTGCTGGCCTATCGGCCCGCGGCTGTCTTCCGCGACCTGTCGGACACCTCGGCGGTCGTCGAGGTGATCGTTTCGCGCACGCACCGCCCGTAG
- a CDS encoding holo-ACP synthase produces the protein MIAGIGIDAVEIDRVERMYAELGERMLNRLFTGDELTYVTDKIAPAQHLAVRLAAKEAAYKALAGNELARGIGWRDVEVVSREDGAPMLRLHGRAAQRFAELGGQTIHVSLTHSVTTAVAVVIVER, from the coding sequence ATGATCGCCGGCATCGGCATCGACGCCGTGGAGATCGACCGGGTCGAACGCATGTACGCGGAGCTTGGGGAGCGCATGTTGAATCGGCTGTTCACCGGCGACGAGCTCACGTACGTCACCGACAAGATCGCGCCCGCGCAGCATCTCGCCGTTCGCTTGGCCGCGAAGGAGGCGGCCTACAAGGCGCTCGCCGGCAACGAGCTGGCGCGCGGGATCGGTTGGCGAGACGTGGAGGTCGTATCTCGCGAGGATGGCGCGCCGATGCTTCGCCTTCACGGCCGCGCCGCGCAGCGATTCGCGGAGCTCGGCGGCCAGACGATCCATGTGTCACTCACGCATAGTGTTACAACCGCTGTCGCCGTCGTGATCGTCGAGCGCTAA
- a CDS encoding FTR1 family protein: protein MHNGIKLGRAAAVLAWVLWAPTVAAQQDRPVQRVATIVSVAVEEYGKGIDEKGRLISNDEYQEAVGFLVDAQTVAQRLPGNAAASRALLDSIVAAVKAKRPSPALAELSQRFTASLGREAQLDLPKKPIDLAEGQSLFAKNCSTCHGPRGMGDGPSAAALSPKPTALASEQIMRDVTPAMMFRKISVGVTGTAMPSFGSSLTADQRWSIVSYLATLRHPSMRVAEGEGLYAQNCVSCHGMTGLDDGTIARALSKLPPELGSFEWQAERTDEQLAQAVMNGVPGSPMPPANNLKPDQVDAIVAYLRSLPTRPRTQEATIASADTGAAAAGAAALSLLEQSLNSARNGRLSEAGDRAFDAYLAFEPIETPARARDPGVVASMERLFADFKGAIRGNDLNGAQRAYDALDANMPRVIELTRPSGSGREAFLQSFLIILREGFEAILVIGAVVAFLLKTGHRERLRSIWIGIVLALLASGATAVILRTVLSEIPATQEIVEGATLLVAVAVLFSVSYWLISRVEAAKWQQFIREKVNTALEHGGGRALAFVAFLAVYREGAETALFYQALFNEGAHVALPISLGIVLGFVALAVIFTLFYRYGVRIPLRPFFTVTSVLLYYMAFVFMGKGVRELQEGNVVPISVIRGLPTIEALGLYPTWQTILAQLVLLALFVFAVAKTFWPKRSVTLPTVQPEAPSSALATEIDRLRAENEALKTRLAAVEAVLASPVQSPRP, encoded by the coding sequence ATGCATAACGGAATCAAGCTCGGCCGCGCTGCCGCGGTTCTGGCCTGGGTGCTGTGGGCGCCGACAGTCGCGGCGCAACAGGATCGTCCGGTCCAGCGCGTCGCGACGATCGTCAGCGTGGCCGTCGAAGAATACGGAAAGGGCATCGATGAAAAGGGCCGCCTGATCTCGAACGACGAGTATCAGGAAGCCGTTGGATTCCTCGTCGATGCGCAGACGGTCGCTCAGCGTTTGCCGGGCAACGCCGCCGCGTCGCGCGCGCTGCTCGATTCGATCGTCGCCGCCGTCAAGGCGAAGCGCCCGTCGCCCGCGCTGGCCGAGCTCAGTCAGCGATTCACCGCATCGCTCGGCCGCGAAGCACAGCTCGATCTTCCGAAGAAACCGATCGATCTCGCGGAAGGGCAATCCCTCTTCGCCAAGAATTGCTCGACCTGCCACGGACCGCGAGGCATGGGCGATGGTCCATCGGCGGCCGCGCTCAGCCCCAAGCCGACCGCGCTCGCGAGCGAACAGATCATGCGCGACGTCACGCCGGCGATGATGTTCCGAAAGATCTCCGTCGGGGTCACCGGCACCGCGATGCCGTCGTTCGGAAGCTCGCTCACCGCCGATCAGCGATGGAGCATCGTCAGCTATCTCGCGACGCTCAGGCATCCATCCATGCGAGTGGCCGAGGGCGAGGGATTATACGCGCAGAATTGCGTGTCGTGTCATGGCATGACGGGTCTCGACGACGGAACGATCGCGCGCGCGCTGAGCAAGTTGCCGCCGGAGCTCGGCTCGTTCGAGTGGCAGGCCGAGCGGACGGACGAACAGCTCGCTCAGGCGGTGATGAATGGCGTGCCCGGCTCGCCGATGCCGCCGGCGAACAATCTGAAACCTGATCAAGTCGACGCGATCGTGGCGTACTTGCGATCGCTGCCGACGCGGCCGCGCACGCAGGAGGCAACGATCGCGTCGGCCGATACCGGCGCCGCGGCGGCGGGCGCGGCGGCGCTCTCGCTGCTCGAGCAATCGCTCAACTCGGCGCGCAATGGCCGATTGAGCGAAGCGGGCGATCGCGCGTTCGACGCGTATCTCGCGTTCGAGCCGATCGAAACGCCGGCGCGCGCGCGCGATCCAGGCGTCGTCGCGTCGATGGAGCGGCTCTTCGCCGACTTCAAGGGCGCCATTCGCGGCAACGATCTGAATGGCGCGCAGCGCGCATACGATGCGCTCGACGCGAACATGCCGCGCGTGATCGAGCTGACGCGACCGTCCGGCAGCGGACGCGAGGCATTTCTTCAGAGTTTCCTCATCATCCTGCGCGAGGGCTTCGAGGCGATCCTCGTCATCGGCGCCGTCGTGGCGTTCCTGCTGAAGACGGGCCACCGTGAGCGCCTGCGCTCGATCTGGATCGGCATCGTGCTCGCGCTGCTGGCCAGCGGCGCCACCGCGGTCATCCTGCGCACGGTGCTCAGCGAGATTCCGGCGACGCAGGAGATCGTGGAAGGCGCGACGCTGCTCGTCGCGGTCGCCGTGCTGTTTTCGGTGAGCTATTGGCTGATCTCGCGCGTCGAGGCGGCCAAGTGGCAGCAGTTCATTCGCGAGAAGGTGAACACGGCGCTCGAGCATGGAGGCGGCCGCGCGCTGGCGTTCGTCGCGTTCCTGGCGGTCTATCGCGAGGGCGCCGAGACGGCGTTGTTCTACCAGGCGTTGTTCAATGAAGGCGCGCACGTCGCGCTGCCGATCAGCTTAGGGATCGTGCTCGGCTTCGTCGCGCTGGCCGTGATCTTCACGCTCTTCTATCGATACGGCGTGCGCATTCCGCTCCGTCCGTTCTTCACGGTGACGAGCGTGCTGCTCTACTACATGGCCTTTGTGTTCATGGGGAAGGGCGTGCGGGAGCTCCAGGAAGGGAACGTCGTTCCGATCAGCGTCATTCGTGGACTGCCGACGATCGAGGCGCTCGGACTGTATCCGACCTGGCAGACGATTCTCGCGCAACTCGTGTTGCTCGCGTTGTTCGTGTTCGCGGTGGCGAAGACGTTCTGGCCGAAGCGATCCGTCACGCTCCCGACCGTGCAGCCAGAGGCGCCGTCCTCGGCGCTGGCCACGGAGATCGACCGGTTGCGGGCGGAGAATGAGGCGTTGAAGACGCGTCTCGCGGCGGTGGAGGCTGTTCTCGCGTCGCCAGTTCAGTCGCCGAGACCGTAA
- a CDS encoding prolipoprotein diacylglyceryl transferase family protein → MTLAATPIVHHAFNFSILGFSFTGFGIAVLLAFLISQIISERELARRGRDREAAAVADVLFAALIGTLLGAKLYYVIVVTHDIRDLWSRGGFVFWGGFIGSVLLCWATIRYKKLSFVRFADVAGIAIAAGYSVGRTGCWAVGDDYGRVYNGPLAVKFPEGAPVSSVYEMHKTFHVDFPAGMDPNTIVSVYPTQLLEVVLGFVMFAILWRLRDHDHAEGWLFGVWCVLAGVERFIVEFFRAKDDRFAWAFGLSMAQLIALAVVVVGVAIMSARSKISEGKSGILAPA, encoded by the coding sequence ATGACGCTCGCCGCCACACCGATCGTTCACCACGCGTTCAACTTCTCGATTCTCGGATTCAGCTTTACGGGATTCGGGATCGCGGTCCTCTTGGCGTTCCTCATCTCGCAGATCATCTCCGAGCGTGAGCTCGCGCGACGAGGCCGGGATCGCGAGGCCGCCGCGGTCGCCGACGTCCTGTTCGCCGCGCTCATCGGCACGTTGCTCGGCGCCAAACTCTATTACGTGATCGTCGTGACGCACGACATCAGAGATCTCTGGAGCCGCGGCGGGTTCGTGTTCTGGGGCGGGTTCATCGGCTCGGTGCTGCTCTGCTGGGCCACGATTCGCTACAAGAAGCTGAGCTTCGTGCGCTTCGCGGACGTGGCCGGCATCGCGATCGCCGCCGGATACTCGGTGGGCCGCACCGGCTGCTGGGCCGTCGGCGACGACTACGGCCGCGTGTACAATGGCCCGCTCGCGGTGAAGTTCCCGGAGGGCGCGCCGGTGTCCAGCGTGTATGAGATGCACAAGACCTTCCACGTCGACTTTCCGGCTGGAATGGATCCGAACACGATCGTCTCGGTGTATCCGACGCAACTGCTCGAGGTGGTGCTCGGGTTCGTGATGTTCGCCATTCTCTGGCGCCTCCGCGACCACGATCACGCCGAAGGGTGGTTGTTCGGCGTGTGGTGTGTGCTCGCGGGGGTGGAGCGCTTCATCGTGGAGTTCTTCCGCGCGAAGGACGATCGGTTTGCGTGGGCGTTTGGGCTGAGTATGGCACAGCTGATCGCACTCGCCGTGGTCGTTGTCGGCGTGGCGATCATGTCCGCCCGGAGCAAGATCAGCGAGGGGAAGTCAGGGATTCTCGCGCCCGCCTAG
- the tsaD gene encoding tRNA (adenosine(37)-N6)-threonylcarbamoyltransferase complex transferase subunit TsaD has protein sequence MRVLGIETSCDETSAAVLDGTGDDVSLESLVILSQDVHRVFGGVVPEIASRAHLTAIVPVVERALADAGDGRIDAVAVTNAPGLVGALLVGVSYAKAFAYARGVPVIGVHHMEGHLFATALEHPAAVPPFTALLVSGGHTLLLDVEAWGRYRLLGRTRDDAAGEAYDKVAKLLGLPYPGGPHVERLAAMSDAGRLRFARPMLRRDQRPEDSEFYDVSFSGLKTAVLNAVTKSRAGNGNGEADRGAIARAFQDALVETLVEKTNRAARQYGRGRVVLGGGVAGNATLVSAMRERLALRGVEIFAPSPRLATDNAAMIARAGLFHLERGERASLDLNAYASQPIPGVVAA, from the coding sequence ATGCGCGTCCTCGGGATCGAGACGTCGTGCGATGAAACGTCCGCCGCGGTGCTCGATGGCACAGGCGACGACGTGTCGCTCGAGTCGCTCGTCATTCTGTCGCAGGATGTGCATCGCGTGTTCGGCGGCGTCGTTCCGGAGATTGCGTCGCGCGCGCATCTCACGGCGATCGTGCCGGTGGTCGAGCGTGCGCTCGCCGATGCGGGCGACGGTCGGATCGATGCGGTCGCCGTCACGAATGCGCCCGGGCTCGTCGGCGCGCTGCTCGTTGGCGTGAGCTACGCCAAGGCGTTCGCGTACGCGCGAGGCGTGCCGGTGATCGGCGTGCATCATATGGAAGGGCATCTCTTTGCGACCGCACTCGAGCATCCGGCCGCGGTGCCTCCGTTTACGGCACTGTTGGTGTCGGGCGGTCACACGCTGCTGCTCGACGTCGAGGCATGGGGACGGTATCGCCTGCTCGGTCGAACGCGCGACGACGCAGCCGGCGAGGCCTATGACAAAGTTGCGAAGCTGCTCGGGTTGCCCTATCCTGGGGGCCCGCACGTCGAACGTCTTGCCGCGATGAGCGATGCCGGGCGTCTGCGCTTCGCCCGGCCGATGCTGCGCCGCGACCAACGACCCGAGGATTCAGAGTTTTATGACGTCTCGTTCAGCGGGCTCAAGACCGCCGTGCTCAACGCGGTGACGAAGAGTCGTGCCGGCAACGGCAACGGCGAGGCCGATCGCGGCGCGATCGCGCGCGCCTTTCAGGACGCGCTGGTCGAGACGCTCGTCGAAAAAACCAATCGTGCGGCGCGCCAGTATGGACGGGGCCGAGTCGTATTGGGGGGCGGAGTCGCCGGCAACGCGACGCTCGTTTCGGCGATGCGGGAACGTCTCGCCTTGCGCGGGGTCGAGATATTCGCGCCGTCGCCACGTCTTGCGACCGACAACGCCGCCATGATCGCGCGCGCCGGTCTGTTCCACCTCGAGCGCGGTGAACGCGCCTCGCTCGATCTCAACGCTTACGCCAGCCAGCCCATTCCCGGAGTCGTCGCCGCATGA
- a CDS encoding TlpA disulfide reductase family protein → MTARQQWTVVAAVIAVLGLGLAIGVHYMGGDLFPVEPGSRAPEFTAKVLNGSTTRTFADYKNKVVLLNVWATWCGPCIQEIPSLEKLYKEYGPKGLQLVAVSIDGSPGYPKVSEDSIARFARNLGVTFTVLHDSTAAIEKAYQVTGYPETFVIGTDGRIRKKWIGADDWSSQGNRALIAQLLGIETPKAIAASGGR, encoded by the coding sequence ATGACGGCACGACAGCAATGGACGGTGGTGGCGGCGGTGATTGCGGTGCTGGGCCTCGGGCTCGCGATCGGCGTGCACTACATGGGCGGCGACCTGTTTCCCGTGGAGCCGGGTTCGCGCGCGCCGGAGTTCACCGCCAAGGTGCTGAACGGCAGCACGACGCGGACGTTCGCCGACTACAAGAACAAGGTGGTGCTGTTGAACGTGTGGGCCACGTGGTGCGGCCCGTGCATTCAGGAGATTCCGAGTTTAGAGAAATTATATAAGGAATACGGTCCGAAGGGATTACAGCTCGTTGCCGTGAGCATCGACGGGTCGCCCGGGTATCCCAAGGTGAGCGAGGATTCCATCGCGCGGTTCGCGCGGAATCTGGGCGTCACGTTCACCGTCTTGCACGATTCGACGGCCGCGATCGAGAAAGCGTATCAGGTGACCGGATACCCCGAGACGTTCGTCATCGGCACCGACGGCCGCATTCGCAAAAAGTGGATCGGCGCCGACGACTGGTCGTCACAGGGCAACCGCGCGCTGATCGCCCAACTGCTCGGCATCGAAACGCCCAAGGCGATCGCGGCGTCCGGCGGCCGTTGA
- the rpe gene encoding ribulose-phosphate 3-epimerase: MTVRIAPSILSADFARLGDEIAMCEAGGADWLHIDVMDGRFVPNLTFGAKVIETVRSRTSLPLDVHLMVVEPERYFDDFAAAGASGLTIHAEVAPHLHRQLNRIRELGCRAGVALNPATPLNSICEILPEIDLVLIMSVNPGFGGQKFIAYSIDKVRRARLMLDEEGSDAALEVDGGINRETIAEVWKAGADTFVAGNAIFSAKDSKGEINALRARCGVSV; encoded by the coding sequence ATGACGGTTCGCATCGCGCCGTCCATTCTCAGCGCCGACTTCGCGAGGCTGGGTGACGAGATCGCGATGTGCGAGGCCGGTGGTGCCGACTGGCTGCACATCGACGTCATGGACGGCCGCTTCGTGCCGAATCTGACGTTCGGCGCCAAGGTGATCGAGACGGTGCGGTCGCGCACGTCGCTGCCGCTCGACGTGCATCTGATGGTCGTCGAGCCGGAGAGGTACTTCGACGACTTCGCCGCCGCCGGCGCGAGCGGGCTGACGATTCACGCCGAAGTCGCGCCGCATTTGCATCGCCAGCTCAATCGCATTCGCGAGCTGGGGTGTCGTGCGGGTGTGGCGCTCAATCCGGCGACGCCGCTCAACTCGATCTGCGAGATTCTGCCGGAGATCGATCTCGTGTTGATCATGTCGGTCAATCCCGGTTTTGGCGGACAGAAGTTCATCGCGTATTCGATCGACAAGGTGCGGCGCGCCCGCCTGATGCTCGACGAAGAAGGCAGCGATGCCGCCCTCGAGGTGGATGGCGGCATCAATCGCGAGACGATCGCCGAGGTGTGGAAGGCGGGCGCCGACACGTTCGTGGCCGGGAACGCAATTTTTTCGGCGAAGGATTCGAAGGGCGAGATCAATGCGCTGCGTGCGCGCTGCGGAGTGTCGGTATGA
- a CDS encoding PASTA domain-containing protein: MRLRGSLPYAAVIIGGFLIAYLIVAFVIFPSGVVPGNAKVPNVTGLLFDDAAKRLAAVGFTASRGDAEYREATPVNTVLSQDPPAGTKEAEGTAVTLTVSNANKP, translated from the coding sequence ATGAGGCTCCGCGGATCGCTGCCGTACGCGGCGGTGATCATCGGCGGGTTTCTGATCGCGTATCTCATCGTCGCGTTCGTGATCTTTCCGTCGGGCGTGGTGCCCGGCAACGCGAAGGTGCCGAACGTCACCGGGCTTCTCTTCGACGACGCGGCCAAGCGGCTGGCCGCGGTGGGATTCACGGCGTCGCGCGGCGACGCGGAGTATCGCGAAGCGACCCCCGTCAACACCGTGTTGAGCCAGGACCCGCCGGCCGGTACCAAAGAGGCCGAAGGGACCGCGGTGACATTGACGGTGAGCAACGCGAACAAGCCATGA